A genomic region of Luteolibacter sp. Y139 contains the following coding sequences:
- a CDS encoding AraC family transcriptional regulator, producing the protein MNRTAAEPPSFVSRQVTEARRFYLNLNPPPGPKLTVVCGGWEACAPDFRVERTDFPFFCLEFVTGGTGTLTLAGKQWPLARGAVFSYGPGRAHRIESNPADPLRKYFLDFTGREGIGLLRAASLAPGACRLAGNPEEVEQAFESLLETGRRAGPQAARIAALQAEVLLLTLGESVVTDSSHEQSFQTYLKCRACIEERFLEFTTAAQVAAACHLSPAYLSRLFARHGHESPYHALLRCRMRHAAALLDAGQMIVREVAEALGLDPFHFSRVFKRVHGVSPAEFLKRRA; encoded by the coding sequence GTGAATCGGACTGCCGCTGAACCACCATCCTTTGTCTCCCGGCAAGTCACGGAAGCACGCCGCTTCTACCTGAATCTCAATCCGCCCCCCGGGCCGAAGCTCACCGTCGTCTGCGGCGGCTGGGAAGCATGCGCCCCGGATTTCCGCGTCGAGCGCACCGACTTTCCCTTCTTTTGCCTCGAGTTCGTCACCGGTGGCACGGGAACGCTGACACTTGCCGGAAAGCAATGGCCGCTGGCCCGCGGCGCTGTCTTCTCCTACGGCCCCGGCCGCGCCCACCGCATCGAAAGCAATCCCGCCGATCCCCTGCGGAAGTACTTCCTCGACTTCACCGGCCGTGAAGGCATCGGCCTGCTGCGTGCCGCCAGCCTCGCGCCCGGCGCTTGCCGCCTCGCGGGAAATCCCGAGGAGGTCGAACAAGCCTTCGAGTCGCTTCTCGAAACCGGCCGCCGCGCCGGTCCGCAGGCCGCACGCATCGCCGCCCTGCAAGCGGAAGTCCTGCTACTGACTCTGGGCGAATCCGTCGTCACAGACAGTAGCCACGAGCAATCCTTCCAGACCTACCTGAAATGCCGCGCCTGCATTGAAGAACGCTTCCTGGAATTCACCACCGCCGCCCAAGTCGCCGCCGCCTGCCATCTCTCGCCTGCTTACCTCTCCCGACTCTTCGCCCGCCACGGTCACGAATCGCCCTACCACGCCCTGCTCCGCTGCCGCATGCGCCACGCCGCCGCCCTGCTCGATGCCGGACAGATGATCGTCCGCGAAGTCGCCGAAGCCCTCGGCCTCGATCCCTTCCACTTCTCTCGCGTCTTCAAGCGCGTCCACGGCGTGTCGCCTGCGGAGTTTCTGAAGCGGAGAGCATGA
- a CDS encoding aldo/keto reductase, giving the protein MKTRPLGSTGLQVPVLGFGASSLGSVFREVSLADCVATVQAALEGGMNFIDVSPSYGETLAELRLGRALEGVPRESYLLATKIGSYSEPRGDYDFSKASTERSVEHSLKRLGVDYVDLIQCHDIEFADHDVIVNETLPTLLELKKQGYVRHIGITGLPLKIFAPILDRVEPGVVETILSFCHYELNDTSLGDLIPYLQEKGVGVINASPTGMGLLTQRGAPSWHPSTPAIQEGCRKAMEHCRAKGVDIVRLAIQFACDDERIACTLVGSANPENIRANIEHLEAPRDPQLLAEVMEILEPIHNFNWTRGLPQHRDVILG; this is encoded by the coding sequence ATGAAAACCCGTCCGCTCGGTTCCACCGGCCTCCAAGTTCCCGTCCTCGGCTTCGGCGCGTCGTCGCTGGGGTCTGTCTTCCGTGAAGTCTCGCTGGCTGATTGTGTGGCCACGGTTCAGGCGGCGCTGGAGGGCGGGATGAATTTCATCGATGTCTCGCCGTCGTATGGCGAGACTCTGGCGGAGCTGCGGCTGGGCCGGGCGCTGGAAGGGGTGCCGAGGGAGTCGTATCTGCTGGCAACGAAGATCGGCAGCTACTCCGAGCCGCGCGGTGACTATGATTTCTCAAAGGCGAGCACGGAGCGGAGTGTGGAGCACAGCCTGAAGCGGCTGGGTGTGGATTATGTGGATTTGATCCAGTGCCACGACATCGAATTCGCGGACCACGATGTGATCGTGAACGAGACGCTACCGACGCTGCTGGAGCTGAAGAAGCAGGGATACGTGCGGCACATCGGGATCACCGGGCTGCCGCTGAAGATCTTCGCGCCTATCCTCGATCGGGTGGAGCCGGGGGTGGTGGAGACCATTCTCTCCTTCTGTCACTATGAGCTGAACGATACCTCGCTCGGCGACTTGATTCCGTATTTGCAGGAGAAGGGCGTGGGGGTCATCAATGCCTCGCCGACGGGCATGGGTCTGCTGACGCAGCGCGGCGCGCCTTCATGGCATCCGTCGACACCGGCGATCCAAGAAGGTTGCCGGAAGGCGATGGAGCATTGCCGGGCGAAGGGCGTGGATATTGTGCGGCTAGCGATCCAGTTCGCTTGTGATGACGAGCGGATCGCGTGCACGCTGGTGGGATCTGCGAATCCGGAGAACATCCGGGCGAACATCGAGCATCTGGAAGCACCGCGTGATCCGCAGCTGCTGGCGGAGGTGATGGAGATCCTTGAGCCGATCCACAATTTCAATTGGACCCGCGGGCTGCCGCAGCATCGGGATGTGATTCTCGGATAA
- a CDS encoding cyclase family protein, translating into MRFFDLSQPLFDGCPNCHVHPPVSLPVTADHPADGWRMEEFHMASHTGTHLDAPLHKIAGGASIDALPLEAFCGECCILDLTHLSAGHPIGPDDLRGAEAGKILLLNTGWGHKRAKTDEWIHGSPYLAPDGAQWIVDRGIPAVGIDHFSIGGTGPYNTPTHEILLGNGVWVIEELCFREGWQEFADGASFMSLPLLLPGFSGSPCRAVLFKNP; encoded by the coding sequence ATGCGCTTCTTCGATCTCTCTCAACCGCTCTTCGATGGATGCCCGAATTGTCATGTGCATCCGCCGGTGAGCTTGCCCGTGACGGCGGATCATCCGGCTGATGGATGGCGGATGGAGGAGTTTCACATGGCGTCGCATACCGGCACGCATCTGGATGCGCCGCTGCATAAGATCGCGGGTGGAGCGTCGATTGATGCGCTTCCGCTGGAGGCGTTTTGTGGCGAATGCTGCATTCTTGATCTCACGCATCTTTCAGCCGGGCATCCGATCGGGCCGGATGATTTGCGCGGGGCAGAGGCGGGGAAGATCCTGCTGCTGAATACCGGCTGGGGTCACAAGCGGGCGAAGACGGATGAGTGGATCCATGGTTCGCCTTACCTTGCGCCGGATGGGGCGCAGTGGATTGTGGATCGCGGGATTCCGGCGGTGGGTATCGATCACTTCTCCATCGGTGGCACCGGGCCGTACAATACGCCGACGCATGAGATCCTTCTCGGGAATGGCGTGTGGGTGATCGAGGAGCTGTGCTTTCGCGAGGGGTGGCAGGAGTTTGCCGATGGGGCTAGCTTCATGTCGCTGCCGCTGTTGTTGCCGGGGTTTTCCGGTTCGCCGTGCCGGGCGGTGCTCTTTAAGAATCCATGA
- a CDS encoding UxaA family hydrolase: protein MKLLVHIHPDDNVAVAPQAIAAGTCDGQLEFADIPAGHKAALRAIHAGEPVIKYGFPIGLATEEIAAGEHVHVHNVRTGLAEDTELRYESSSSSISSAGNVPTFMGYRRPDGRAATRNEIWIVNTVACVNVPSQRIADLAAREFVTAGGAIDGIHAFTHPYGCSQLGDDLGHTRKILAGLVRHPNAAAVLILGLGCENNTLKSFLAEAGTLDPQRVKFFNAQEVQDEIEHGLTAVRELVAYASQFKREPISASELVLGMKCGGSDGFSGITANPLVGRISERISAWGGTAILTEVPEMFGAEAPLFSRCDSEATFNDALGMVNEFKEYFRRHGEAVHENPSPGNKEGGITTLEEKSLGCIQKGGRAPVKQVVGYGEAAKQGLGGLCLVEAPGNDGVSCTALAAAGAHAILFTTGRGTPLGVPVPTLKIASNHSLAERKPGWIDFDAGRLLEPDASADQVSDDLMALILDVASGKEAKNERNGFREITIWKQGVTL from the coding sequence ATGAAACTTCTGGTTCACATTCATCCGGACGACAATGTCGCGGTGGCACCACAAGCGATCGCGGCGGGAACGTGCGATGGCCAGCTTGAGTTCGCCGACATTCCCGCGGGACACAAGGCGGCGCTGCGGGCGATTCATGCGGGTGAGCCGGTGATCAAGTATGGGTTTCCGATTGGTCTGGCGACCGAGGAGATTGCGGCGGGTGAGCATGTCCATGTCCACAACGTCCGCACCGGGCTCGCGGAGGATACGGAGCTGAGATACGAGAGTTCCAGTAGTTCGATTTCCTCAGCGGGCAACGTGCCGACTTTCATGGGGTATCGACGGCCTGATGGCAGGGCTGCCACGCGCAATGAGATCTGGATCGTCAATACGGTGGCTTGCGTGAATGTGCCGAGCCAGCGTATCGCTGATCTGGCCGCGCGTGAGTTTGTGACGGCCGGAGGTGCGATTGATGGGATTCATGCCTTCACCCATCCCTATGGTTGTTCGCAGCTCGGCGACGACTTGGGCCACACACGCAAGATCCTCGCGGGATTGGTGAGACATCCGAATGCCGCGGCGGTGCTGATTCTTGGCCTCGGGTGTGAGAACAACACGCTGAAGTCCTTCCTGGCTGAAGCTGGCACGCTTGATCCGCAGCGGGTGAAGTTTTTCAATGCACAGGAGGTGCAGGATGAAATCGAGCACGGGCTGACTGCGGTGCGTGAGTTGGTTGCTTACGCCTCGCAGTTCAAGCGTGAGCCGATTTCCGCGAGTGAGCTGGTGCTGGGGATGAAGTGTGGAGGTAGCGATGGATTCAGCGGGATCACGGCGAATCCATTGGTAGGGCGGATTTCGGAGAGGATCTCGGCATGGGGTGGCACGGCCATTCTAACAGAGGTGCCGGAGATGTTCGGCGCCGAGGCTCCGCTTTTCAGCCGCTGCGATAGCGAGGCGACCTTCAACGATGCGCTCGGGATGGTGAATGAGTTCAAGGAATACTTCCGCCGGCATGGGGAGGCGGTGCATGAGAATCCTTCGCCCGGGAACAAAGAAGGTGGTATTACCACGCTGGAGGAGAAGTCGCTGGGTTGCATCCAGAAGGGCGGCCGCGCTCCGGTAAAGCAGGTGGTGGGCTATGGCGAAGCGGCGAAGCAGGGGCTGGGTGGGTTGTGTCTCGTGGAAGCGCCCGGCAATGACGGTGTTTCCTGCACCGCTTTGGCTGCCGCGGGAGCGCATGCGATTCTCTTCACGACTGGCCGGGGGACGCCGCTGGGGGTGCCGGTGCCGACGCTCAAGATTGCTTCGAATCATTCGCTTGCGGAGCGCAAGCCGGGGTGGATCGACTTTGATGCGGGGCGTTTGTTGGAGCCGGACGCTTCGGCCGATCAGGTTTCCGATGATTTGATGGCGCTCATCCTTGATGTCGCTTCCGGCAAGGAGGCGAAGAATGAACGCAATGGCTTCCGCGAGATCACCATTTGGAAACAAGGGGTGACGCTGTGA
- a CDS encoding mannitol dehydrogenase family protein: MILQFGAGNFLRAFVDLFVSQTGFDRIVVVQSTGIERAEALNRADGKYHVAIQGFAGGRVIDETEEVISIREALHAGTQWDHVLDAARDPELRWIVSNTTEAGFALDDSDLANESVPRSFPAKLLAVLLSRHAAGLPGVMVLPCELIEHNGDRLRELVLEQAARWQVSQEAVAWLKDGCSWVNNLVDRIVPGAPKEHPLLGKDPLLLSAEPFAFWAIETAGEFPLKHPAIVTAPDITPYYLRKVRILNGLHSALVCHAMPMGIETVREAVEHPEVGPWLERLLVEEIVPVLEGRVDDPIGFGRATLDRFRNPFLEHKLSAIALNHEAKVKVRLLPTYEEYRSKFGREPELLSKLLGKSQ, translated from the coding sequence ATGATTCTCCAATTCGGTGCCGGCAATTTTCTCCGCGCGTTTGTCGATCTGTTCGTTTCGCAGACGGGCTTTGATCGCATCGTCGTCGTTCAATCCACCGGCATTGAGCGGGCCGAGGCGTTGAATCGCGCGGATGGGAAGTATCACGTGGCGATCCAAGGATTCGCTGGCGGCCGGGTGATTGATGAGACCGAGGAGGTCATTTCGATCCGCGAGGCGCTCCATGCTGGCACGCAGTGGGACCATGTTCTTGATGCGGCGCGCGATCCGGAGTTGCGCTGGATTGTCTCCAATACGACCGAGGCAGGCTTCGCCCTGGATGATTCGGATTTGGCGAATGAGAGCGTGCCGCGGTCGTTTCCGGCCAAGCTCTTGGCGGTATTGCTTTCACGGCATGCGGCTGGTTTGCCCGGGGTGATGGTGCTGCCGTGCGAACTCATCGAGCACAATGGCGACCGGCTGCGTGAACTGGTGCTAGAACAGGCGGCTCGCTGGCAGGTGTCACAGGAGGCCGTGGCGTGGTTGAAGGATGGATGCTCGTGGGTGAACAATCTCGTCGATCGCATCGTGCCGGGGGCGCCGAAGGAGCATCCGTTGTTAGGAAAGGATCCGCTGCTGTTGTCCGCCGAGCCGTTTGCGTTCTGGGCGATTGAGACGGCGGGGGAGTTTCCGTTGAAGCACCCGGCGATCGTCACCGCGCCGGACATCACGCCGTATTACTTGAGAAAGGTCCGCATCCTGAATGGGCTGCACTCCGCGCTGGTCTGCCATGCGATGCCGATGGGCATCGAGACGGTTCGCGAGGCGGTGGAGCATCCAGAGGTGGGGCCGTGGTTGGAGCGATTGCTCGTGGAAGAGATCGTCCCGGTTTTGGAGGGGCGGGTGGATGATCCGATCGGCTTCGGGCGCGCGACGCTGGATCGCTTCCGCAATCCCTTCCTGGAACACAAGCTCTCGGCCATCGCGCTCAATCATGAGGCGAAAGTGAAGGTGAGGCTGCTGCCGACCTACGAGGAGTATCGTAGCAAGTTCGGCAGAGAGCCGGAGCTTCTGTCGAAGCTTCTTGGGAAATCCCAATAA